From Pandoraea vervacti, the proteins below share one genomic window:
- a CDS encoding type II toxin-antitoxin system RelE/ParE family toxin produces MVEFDVLLTDGAEGDLEAIYDYISEFDGLQNAEYVLDQLMEAVTGLARWPERGNFPRELISLGIKEYRQVSFKPYRIIYRVTGKQVIVYLIADGRRDMQTVLENRLLTR; encoded by the coding sequence ATGGTCGAATTTGACGTGTTGTTGACCGACGGTGCAGAGGGTGATCTCGAAGCGATTTACGACTACATCTCCGAATTCGATGGCTTGCAGAACGCGGAGTATGTGCTGGACCAATTGATGGAAGCGGTGACCGGGCTGGCGCGATGGCCCGAGAGAGGCAATTTCCCGCGGGAGTTGATCTCTCTGGGCATCAAAGAGTATCGGCAAGTATCGTTCAAGCCGTATCGGATCATTTATCGGGTCACCGGAAAACAAGTCATCGTTTATCTGATCGCCGACGGTCGTCGCGATATGCAGACCGTTCTCGAAAACCGACTGTTGACGCGCTGA
- a CDS encoding glycosyltransferase family 87 protein, with product MTSKPSAVTEATPPAPSTPCGPGARRHWSEDSARLRFYGGAGIFMTLAVLCVWAYRYFLSGTPTISPAAVDFLPFWGAAHFVLHGHAIDAYDVELMSKLQIAEQPWAANLGGYLPWLYPPVMMVFVTPFALLPYVYAYVLYALIGLSLYYAALRRTLRWPDARVPTLGFPGVMLVIVTGQIALYTTALAGFSLAMLRKRPVWAGVFAGLLFVKPHVALLFPLAFLCAREWRALAACIVTVVGTTLLAATLFGVDVYAAFLHASTFARESISNGAAQIARVPTFFITARMLGAPVGVAAAIHAVIALGAVAVLIDFWRRPGVFALRAATLVCATTLVSPYLYDYDLALLAVVIAWYVRDGVARGWLRGEREWLVLLWITPMLGLLGSMQIGVQFLPFITLGTLVMLWRRRRRLAHVADASHPAHTDGDRAVAPLRRTDSTPAFTR from the coding sequence ATGACATCGAAGCCGTCGGCTGTCACCGAAGCCACACCTCCAGCGCCGTCCACGCCATGCGGGCCTGGTGCGCGTCGGCACTGGTCCGAGGACAGCGCGCGGCTGCGCTTTTATGGCGGCGCCGGAATCTTCATGACGCTCGCGGTGCTGTGCGTGTGGGCGTATCGGTACTTTCTGTCGGGCACGCCGACCATCAGCCCCGCCGCTGTCGACTTCCTGCCGTTCTGGGGGGCCGCGCACTTCGTGCTGCACGGCCACGCGATCGACGCCTATGACGTCGAGCTGATGTCGAAGCTCCAGATTGCAGAACAACCGTGGGCGGCAAACCTCGGTGGCTACCTGCCGTGGTTGTATCCGCCGGTGATGATGGTCTTTGTCACGCCGTTCGCGCTGTTGCCTTACGTCTACGCTTACGTCTTGTATGCGTTGATCGGTCTGAGCCTCTATTACGCCGCATTGCGACGCACGCTCCGCTGGCCCGACGCGCGCGTGCCGACGCTCGGGTTTCCCGGCGTCATGCTCGTGATCGTGACCGGCCAGATCGCCCTCTATACCACGGCGCTTGCGGGCTTCTCGCTCGCCATGCTGCGCAAACGGCCCGTATGGGCCGGGGTATTCGCCGGACTGCTTTTCGTCAAGCCGCACGTCGCCCTGCTCTTTCCCCTCGCCTTTCTTTGCGCACGCGAGTGGCGCGCGCTCGCCGCGTGCATCGTCACCGTCGTCGGCACGACGTTGCTCGCCGCTACGCTCTTCGGCGTCGACGTCTATGCCGCCTTCCTGCACGCCTCGACCTTCGCTCGCGAGAGCATCTCCAACGGGGCGGCACAGATCGCGCGCGTGCCGACCTTCTTCATCACGGCGCGCATGCTGGGGGCGCCAGTCGGCGTGGCAGCAGCGATTCATGCGGTCATCGCGCTAGGCGCCGTCGCGGTCCTGATCGACTTCTGGCGGCGCCCCGGGGTGTTTGCCCTGCGCGCCGCCACGCTCGTATGCGCCACGACACTCGTCAGTCCCTACCTCTACGACTACGATCTCGCGCTGCTCGCCGTCGTCATCGCCTGGTATGTGCGAGACGGCGTCGCACGGGGATGGCTGCGCGGCGAACGGGAATGGCTCGTGCTGTTGTGGATTACGCCGATGCTCGGCCTGCTGGGATCGATGCAGATCGGCGTCCAGTTCCTGCCGTTCATCACGCTGGGTACGCTCGTCATGTTGTGGCGACGTCGCCGTCGCCTCGCACATGTTGCCGATGCCAGCCACCCCGCACACACCGACGGCGATCGTGCCGTCGCACCGCTGCGCCGCACTGACTCCACGCCCGCGTTCACGAGGTAA
- a CDS encoding GntR family transcriptional regulator gives MRQESGTGTAVERAYEALREQIGRGELKPGEALRQDHLAAALGVSHVPVREALTMLASDGLAVSRMNRGTVVTSLTEDDALELADFRALLEGRLMALAMPNLSRADLARARAALDALEAATDLADIVTRNAAFHGMLYAKAERPYFQRAIATARLNLGRYLFLTWQKPRNAARSHEEHRELLRLCEAGDDAGAVALVQAHNRATGEQIAQIIREGWQS, from the coding sequence ATGCGTCAGGAGTCGGGCACGGGAACCGCAGTCGAGCGGGCATACGAAGCGCTGAGGGAGCAGATCGGCCGTGGTGAGTTGAAGCCGGGCGAGGCCTTGCGGCAGGACCATCTGGCTGCTGCGCTGGGGGTGAGTCACGTGCCGGTGCGCGAGGCGTTGACCATGCTCGCGTCGGACGGACTTGCGGTGAGTCGCATGAATCGCGGCACGGTGGTGACGTCGCTCACCGAGGACGACGCGCTGGAACTGGCGGATTTTCGGGCGTTGCTGGAGGGGCGCCTGATGGCGCTGGCCATGCCGAATCTTTCACGCGCGGATCTCGCCCGCGCCAGAGCGGCGCTGGACGCGCTGGAGGCCGCCACGGACCTGGCGGACATTGTGACGCGCAATGCCGCGTTCCACGGCATGCTCTACGCGAAGGCGGAGCGTCCGTACTTCCAGCGGGCGATCGCCACGGCGCGTCTGAATCTCGGCCGTTATCTCTTTCTGACCTGGCAAAAGCCGCGCAATGCTGCGCGCTCGCATGAGGAACATCGCGAATTGCTGCGCTTGTGCGAGGCCGGGGACGACGCGGGCGCTGTCGCGCTGGTGCAGGCGCACAACCGTGCGACGGGCGAGCAAATCGCGCAGATCATTCGGGAAGGATGGCAATCTTGA
- a CDS encoding type II toxin-antitoxin system Phd/YefM family antitoxin, whose translation MRYSTQVKPISYLKANAAEVLATLAEQRTPMVITQNGEAKAVLQDVASYEETQEALALLKVLALGNQDVAAGKVKPVAEVVARLRKKRSGGV comes from the coding sequence ATGCGCTATTCGACGCAAGTGAAGCCCATCAGCTACCTGAAGGCCAACGCGGCCGAGGTGCTGGCAACGTTGGCTGAGCAACGCACGCCAATGGTCATCACGCAAAATGGTGAAGCCAAGGCGGTTCTGCAAGATGTGGCGTCCTACGAGGAGACTCAGGAAGCATTGGCGCTTCTGAAGGTGCTCGCATTGGGAAATCAGGACGTGGCAGCAGGTAAAGTCAAACCCGTCGCCGAGGTCGTCGCACGGCTGCGCAAGAAGCGAAGCGGTGGGGTGTGA
- a CDS encoding SLC13 family permease has product MSVPSPSSPPSPSPSSTSTPDAFHPERLWQHALLAGLCAVAGVALHAAGLRGDPLAVAVVLLLCLSYWATGWLPDFVVSLLLMFLLATCTSLGANVVFSGFTSSAFWLVFSGAVIGMALNVTGLGERVASRLADHCGRAYGLALTGFVAIAFALSIVMPSTLGRIAILTPIVLSFCDRVGLTPGRPGRIGLMLATALASCELSTAILPANLPNLVMAGTAETVLGLHLGYGEYAIALVPTLAIVRGIVLVVVAKRLFPDRLTTPRAENGSDATARDTPMSAHEKRLLAALTLMLALWLTEPWHHVAAGWVGLGIALLCLGPLRLVNADAFLKQVKLAPLWFVAAIIGLTAAVDHAGLANALRPLLAHLDLAQLSTMLAYLGLVVLSIVLTFLVTSNAAPALYTPLVPALAVGAPLGATAILLTQAVGISTIALPYQAPPLVLAMALAGIGIRDATRYCIATALVALLSVVPLTAVWWHVMGLLSLR; this is encoded by the coding sequence ATGTCTGTACCCAGCCCGTCCTCACCACCCTCACCATCGCCTTCGTCGACATCGACTCCCGACGCCTTCCACCCCGAACGCCTCTGGCAGCATGCGCTGCTCGCCGGCCTGTGTGCTGTGGCGGGCGTCGCGCTGCACGCGGCAGGGTTGCGCGGCGATCCGCTCGCTGTGGCGGTCGTCCTTTTGCTCTGCCTCAGTTACTGGGCCACGGGCTGGCTGCCGGACTTCGTCGTATCGCTGCTGTTGATGTTTCTGCTCGCCACGTGCACGTCGCTGGGCGCGAACGTCGTCTTCTCCGGCTTCACATCGAGCGCGTTCTGGCTGGTGTTCAGCGGCGCGGTGATCGGCATGGCGCTGAACGTCACCGGGCTGGGCGAACGTGTCGCCTCGCGGCTGGCCGACCATTGCGGCCGAGCGTACGGGCTCGCACTCACCGGGTTCGTTGCCATCGCATTCGCGCTGTCGATCGTGATGCCCTCGACACTCGGTCGCATCGCCATTCTCACGCCCATCGTGCTGAGCTTCTGCGACCGCGTCGGCCTCACGCCGGGCCGCCCGGGGCGTATCGGCCTGATGCTCGCCACGGCCCTGGCCAGTTGCGAACTGTCCACCGCGATCTTGCCCGCCAATCTGCCCAACCTCGTCATGGCGGGTACCGCCGAAACGGTCCTCGGCCTGCATCTCGGTTATGGCGAGTACGCAATCGCGCTCGTGCCCACACTCGCCATCGTTCGGGGCATCGTGCTCGTCGTCGTGGCAAAACGGCTATTCCCGGATCGTCTGACGACACCCCGCGCAGAGAACGGGTCTGACGCCACGGCGCGCGACACCCCCATGAGCGCACACGAAAAGCGGCTTCTCGCCGCGCTCACGCTCATGCTTGCGCTCTGGCTTACCGAACCGTGGCACCACGTTGCCGCGGGTTGGGTCGGGCTGGGCATTGCATTGCTGTGTCTGGGCCCGCTGCGTCTCGTGAATGCCGACGCCTTCCTCAAGCAGGTCAAACTTGCCCCGCTGTGGTTCGTCGCCGCCATCATCGGCCTGACGGCAGCCGTCGATCACGCAGGACTCGCCAACGCATTGCGCCCCTTGCTGGCCCATCTCGATCTGGCACAACTGTCGACGATGCTCGCTTATCTGGGGCTGGTTGTCCTGTCGATCGTCCTCACGTTCCTTGTCACGTCCAACGCCGCGCCCGCGCTCTACACGCCACTGGTACCGGCCCTCGCCGTCGGCGCCCCGCTTGGCGCAACGGCCATTTTGCTCACGCAGGCAGTCGGCATCTCGACCATCGCGCTTCCCTATCAGGCTCCGCCGCTCGTGCTCGCCATGGCGCTCGCCGGCATTGGCATCCGGGACGCAACGCGCTACTGCATTGCCACCGCGCTTGTCGCGCTGCTGAGTGTCGTGCCACTGACCGCCGTGTGGTGGCACGTCATGGGTTTGCTGTCGCTTCGCTGA